A region from the Aeromicrobium choanae genome encodes:
- a CDS encoding YhjD/YihY/BrkB family envelope integrity protein translates to MGYDVDGDGSPLADVLERRVDAVIERLPGWARGPVDWFLSTWIGRTLLRVAGACVRVEIFDRAMTIAAQFFSSILPLLIVAVTFLGSGSEQISDVIGATGSSEELIDQAVRGSSTAAFGVVGALLVLVSATSLSRALTRAFAVVWQVERPRMSLRSAWRWFAVVMVLLMAVVVVQNLTQRAGVLPPRFLWPTALSLATDVIVAIFVPWVLLAGRVVARWMVPGAVAFGLVMMVVRPAADVWLPWALDVSAERYGPIGMAFTYLAWLYVVAFVFIGTAVIGQVVVSDRGRAGAWLRGQHGLTQEA, encoded by the coding sequence ATGGGCTACGACGTGGACGGGGACGGGTCGCCGCTCGCGGACGTGCTGGAGCGCCGCGTGGACGCGGTGATCGAACGGCTGCCGGGGTGGGCCAGGGGTCCCGTGGACTGGTTCCTCTCCACCTGGATCGGGCGGACCCTCCTGCGGGTGGCCGGTGCGTGCGTGCGCGTGGAGATCTTCGACCGTGCCATGACGATCGCCGCGCAGTTCTTCAGCTCGATCCTGCCGTTGCTCATCGTGGCCGTGACCTTCCTGGGATCGGGCTCGGAGCAGATCTCCGACGTGATCGGGGCGACAGGGTCGTCCGAGGAGCTGATCGACCAGGCGGTCCGCGGGTCGAGCACCGCCGCCTTCGGCGTGGTCGGCGCGCTGCTCGTCCTGGTCTCGGCCACCAGTCTGTCCCGCGCGCTGACCCGCGCGTTCGCCGTGGTCTGGCAGGTCGAGCGGCCCCGGATGAGCCTGCGTTCGGCCTGGCGCTGGTTCGCCGTCGTGATGGTCCTGCTCATGGCCGTGGTGGTCGTGCAGAACCTGACCCAGCGCGCGGGGGTCCTGCCGCCGCGGTTCCTCTGGCCCACGGCACTCTCGTTGGCCACCGACGTCATCGTCGCGATCTTCGTGCCCTGGGTGCTGCTGGCCGGTCGCGTGGTCGCGCGCTGGATGGTCCCGGGGGCCGTCGCCTTCGGCCTCGTGATGATGGTGGTCCGGCCCGCCGCCGACGTGTGGCTGCCGTGGGCGCTCGACGTCAGCGCCGAGCGCTACGGGCCCATCGGCATGGCGTTCACCTACCTGGCATGGCTCTACGTCGTGGCCTTCGTGTTCATCGGGACGGCGGTGATCGGCCAGGTGGTCGTGAGCGACCGCGGCCGGGCGGGCGCCTGGCTGCGCGGCCAGCACGGTCTCACCCAGGAGGCATGA
- a CDS encoding DUF7144 family membrane protein, which translates to MTTARTTPQSSGGAAFGFIAFAAVMMIIMGVFHVYMGIVALAKSEFYVKVPNYVLEVDASTWGWIHLVAGVIVVIAGFAIFSGKGWARGVGIALAAISMMLNFAFIPYYPIWALLVIALDVCIIWALVDRGTEFGARNDSSRGLM; encoded by the coding sequence ATGACCACAGCGCGCACGACCCCGCAGAGCTCCGGGGGAGCAGCATTCGGATTCATCGCGTTCGCCGCCGTGATGATGATCATCATGGGCGTCTTCCACGTCTACATGGGGATCGTCGCCCTCGCGAAGAGCGAGTTCTACGTCAAGGTGCCGAACTACGTCCTCGAGGTCGACGCCTCGACGTGGGGCTGGATCCACCTCGTCGCCGGCGTGATCGTCGTGATCGCCGGCTTCGCGATCTTCTCCGGGAAGGGCTGGGCGCGCGGCGTCGGCATCGCCCTGGCCGCGATCAGCATGATGCTGAACTTCGCCTTCATCCCGTACTACCCGATCTGGGCGCTGCTCGTGATCGCGCTGGACGTGTGCATCATCTGGGCCCTCGTGGACCGCGGCACCGAGTTCGGCGCCCGGAACGACTCCTCCCGCGGGCTGATGTGA
- a CDS encoding carboxylate-amine ligase: MLTVGVEEEFLLLDPAGAVVPAASDVVREVADDRVKPELMTYQVETATAVCADLTTLESQLVDLRQRVATACDAIGVRVAAVGAPFVGEPGLEFVTDSPRYRALALRFPDATSGGGTCACQIHVGVPDRDLAVRVLARLRRWLPTLFSLGTNSPVSSGRDTGWSSTRYVRQLRWPTFAPPEPWTSTDAYDAKVVELLDEGAALDVRSVYHLARLSPRYPTIEIRVADTCLDAADTVMLAGVCRALVTVLTADIEHGRPDLPVSGPALRSALLAVAVSGRPPTTGPEDVTRAVLVTRLLRTILPGLHDSAETDLVLAGLERVHRYGTGAERQRRLLATTPDLGGFVDAVTAATTGDGATR; encoded by the coding sequence ATGCTCACCGTCGGTGTGGAGGAGGAGTTCCTGCTCCTCGATCCCGCCGGGGCGGTCGTCCCCGCGGCCTCCGACGTGGTGCGCGAGGTAGCGGACGACCGGGTGAAGCCCGAGCTGATGACCTACCAGGTGGAGACGGCGACCGCCGTGTGCGCCGACCTCACGACGCTCGAGAGCCAGCTTGTCGACCTCCGCCAGCGGGTCGCCACGGCGTGCGACGCCATCGGCGTGCGCGTCGCCGCGGTCGGGGCGCCGTTCGTGGGCGAGCCCGGACTGGAGTTCGTCACCGACTCCCCGCGATATCGCGCCCTCGCCCTGCGATTCCCGGACGCCACCTCGGGAGGGGGCACGTGCGCCTGCCAGATCCACGTGGGCGTGCCCGACCGCGACCTGGCCGTGCGGGTGCTGGCCCGCCTGCGGCGGTGGCTGCCCACCCTGTTCTCGCTCGGGACGAACTCCCCGGTGTCGAGCGGCCGCGACACGGGCTGGAGCAGCACCCGGTACGTCCGACAGCTGAGGTGGCCGACGTTCGCCCCACCCGAGCCGTGGACCAGCACCGACGCCTACGACGCGAAGGTCGTAGAGCTGCTGGACGAGGGCGCAGCACTCGACGTCCGCAGCGTCTACCACCTCGCACGCCTGTCGCCGCGCTACCCGACGATCGAGATCCGCGTCGCCGACACCTGCCTGGACGCTGCCGACACGGTGATGCTCGCAGGAGTGTGCCGCGCCCTGGTCACCGTGCTCACCGCCGACATCGAGCACGGCCGCCCTGACCTTCCGGTGTCCGGGCCTGCGCTGCGTTCGGCGCTGCTCGCCGTCGCGGTGAGCGGCCGGCCGCCGACCACCGGGCCGGAGGACGTCACGCGTGCCGTCCTCGTCACCCGGCTGCTGCGGACGATCCTGCCGGGCCTGCACGATTCCGCTGAGACAGACCTGGTGCTGGCCGGGCTCGAGCGCGTCCACCGGTACGGTACGGGTGCCGAGCGCCAACGGCGGCTCCTGGCAACGACACCGGATCTCGGTGGCTTCGTCGACGCGGTGACGGCAGCCACGACCGGGGACGGAGCGACACGATGA
- a CDS encoding cation-translocating P-type ATPase, giving the protein MTTDQRTTSDLLPPDLDPVSADASRVALALGVVPATGLSEQEAAARLDRVGPNRLDEGTTEPGWRAFLRQYQDFMQVILLAAALINQIVTGETGTTVVLAGLTVFNAVIGLRQEAKAEASVKALSQMMKTIARVRRDDRAIEVDAEQLVPGDIVLVEAGDRIPADGRVSLAATLEIEEAALTGESLPVGKSDRPVEGAEVPLGDRTCMVYMNTAVTRGRGEFIVTSTGMATEIGHIANLLAGTSIGKTPLQKQLDSLSKIIAGIAGIALVLVLLLGLARGESFDTLFITGVALAVAAIPTGLPAVVTALLSMGTREIANRHAIVKRLPAVETLGSTSAICSDKTGTLTLNKMTARELVIPGHHRFTVSGEGYATTGEISHVGGGALDLDPYLLPMVLCADAVLDGESLIGDPTEGALIVLGAKGGLDITETRAAHPRVAEVPFDSEYKFMATFHEMTADDGSPVVRCYVKGAPDVLIDRATTLRRPDGSVVPITDDNRHLALEANDQIAAAGERVMVVAQRDLDPGVVRAGGDLIQHVHDLTLLAMVGIVDPPRAEAKAAIAECRDAGIRVRMITGDHASTAAAIAKELGITGQAVTGAEFAAMSDEELMGRLDDIGVVARVAPEDKVRLVRMLQQRGEVVAMTGDGVNDAPALKTADIGVAMGITGTEVSKEAAVMILTDDNFATIVEAVSYGRTLYDNLLKYLRFQMSTLVAYIAVFLVAGVIGIADGAPLNPLQILWLNMVVDIPLAIALGFDQPARGLMARPPRPVGAPVLSRANWIRLCIQGAVMTAGSLAAYQIGADWEDAVLGATMLLTTLSLFHLAGALLSRDQENTIFDRDALPAVTQLRRYGIALVAIVLITSLDFLQRIFGTTAMTFEQWCTCIGLAASLVVVEEIVKLVLRSRRTTTA; this is encoded by the coding sequence ATGACCACGGACCAGCGCACGACGAGCGATCTGCTGCCACCCGACCTCGATCCCGTCAGCGCCGATGCCTCTCGCGTCGCGCTGGCCCTGGGCGTCGTCCCGGCGACGGGCCTGAGCGAGCAGGAGGCGGCGGCGCGGCTCGACCGCGTCGGCCCGAACCGGTTGGACGAGGGCACGACCGAGCCGGGCTGGCGGGCCTTCCTGCGCCAGTACCAGGACTTCATGCAGGTGATCCTGCTGGCCGCGGCCCTCATCAACCAGATCGTCACCGGGGAGACCGGGACCACCGTCGTGCTGGCCGGCCTGACCGTCTTCAACGCGGTGATCGGGCTGCGCCAGGAGGCCAAGGCCGAGGCGAGCGTGAAGGCCCTGTCGCAGATGATGAAGACGATCGCCCGCGTCCGCCGCGACGATCGCGCCATCGAGGTCGACGCGGAGCAGCTGGTCCCGGGCGACATCGTCCTCGTCGAGGCCGGTGACCGCATTCCCGCGGACGGCCGGGTGTCCCTGGCCGCGACCCTGGAGATCGAGGAGGCCGCCCTCACGGGCGAGAGCCTGCCCGTCGGCAAGTCCGACCGGCCCGTCGAGGGCGCCGAGGTGCCGCTCGGGGATCGCACCTGCATGGTCTACATGAACACGGCCGTCACCCGGGGCCGTGGCGAGTTCATCGTCACCTCCACCGGGATGGCCACCGAGATCGGCCACATCGCCAACCTGCTGGCGGGGACCTCGATCGGCAAGACGCCCCTGCAGAAGCAGCTCGACTCGCTGTCGAAGATCATCGCCGGCATCGCCGGCATCGCGCTCGTGCTCGTCCTGCTGCTGGGCCTGGCCCGCGGGGAGTCGTTCGACACCCTGTTCATCACCGGCGTGGCGCTGGCGGTGGCCGCGATCCCGACGGGCCTGCCCGCCGTCGTGACGGCGCTGCTCTCGATGGGCACCCGCGAGATCGCGAACCGGCACGCCATCGTCAAGCGCCTTCCCGCCGTCGAGACCCTCGGGTCGACCTCGGCGATCTGCTCGGACAAGACCGGCACGCTGACCCTCAACAAGATGACGGCGCGCGAGCTGGTCATCCCTGGCCACCACCGGTTCACCGTGTCGGGCGAGGGCTACGCGACCACGGGCGAGATCAGTCATGTCGGCGGCGGGGCACTCGACCTGGACCCCTACCTGCTGCCGATGGTGCTGTGCGCCGACGCGGTGCTCGACGGCGAGAGCCTCATCGGCGACCCCACCGAGGGGGCACTGATCGTGCTCGGAGCGAAGGGCGGCCTCGACATCACCGAGACCCGCGCGGCTCACCCGCGGGTCGCCGAGGTCCCGTTCGACTCCGAGTACAAGTTCATGGCGACCTTCCACGAGATGACCGCCGACGACGGCTCTCCCGTGGTGCGCTGCTACGTCAAGGGCGCGCCCGACGTGCTGATCGACCGGGCCACCACCTTGCGCCGGCCGGACGGGTCCGTGGTGCCGATCACCGACGACAACCGCCACCTCGCGCTCGAGGCGAACGACCAGATCGCCGCCGCCGGCGAACGGGTCATGGTCGTCGCACAGCGCGATCTGGACCCCGGCGTCGTGCGCGCCGGCGGCGACCTCATCCAGCACGTGCACGACCTGACGCTGCTCGCGATGGTCGGCATCGTCGACCCGCCGAGGGCCGAGGCGAAGGCCGCCATCGCGGAGTGCCGCGACGCCGGGATCCGCGTCCGCATGATCACGGGCGACCACGCCTCCACGGCCGCGGCGATCGCGAAGGAGCTCGGGATCACCGGGCAGGCCGTGACCGGCGCCGAGTTCGCGGCGATGTCCGACGAGGAGCTCATGGGCCGCCTGGACGACATCGGCGTCGTCGCCCGCGTGGCGCCGGAGGACAAGGTGCGCCTGGTCCGCATGCTGCAGCAGAGGGGCGAGGTCGTCGCGATGACGGGCGACGGTGTGAACGACGCCCCGGCCCTGAAGACGGCCGACATCGGCGTGGCGATGGGGATCACCGGCACGGAGGTCTCCAAGGAGGCCGCCGTCATGATCCTCACCGACGACAACTTCGCCACGATCGTGGAGGCGGTCTCGTACGGCCGCACGCTGTACGACAACCTGCTCAAGTACCTGCGCTTCCAGATGTCGACGCTGGTGGCCTACATCGCGGTGTTCCTCGTCGCCGGTGTCATCGGCATCGCCGACGGCGCTCCCCTGAACCCGCTGCAGATCCTCTGGCTGAACATGGTCGTGGACATCCCGCTGGCGATCGCGCTGGGCTTCGACCAGCCGGCGCGCGGGCTGATGGCGCGCCCGCCGCGGCCCGTCGGCGCGCCGGTGCTGTCGCGCGCGAACTGGATCCGGCTGTGCATCCAGGGAGCCGTGATGACGGCCGGATCGCTCGCCGCCTACCAGATCGGCGCCGACTGGGAGGACGCCGTGCTGGGCGCGACGATGCTGCTGACGACGCTCTCGCTGTTCCACCTGGCCGGTGCCCTGCTGAGCCGGGACCAGGAGAACACGATCTTCGACCGCGACGCGCTGCCGGCGGTGACGCAGCTGCGGCGGTACGGGATCGCTCTGGTCGCGATCGTCCTGATCACGTCGCTGGACTTCCTCCAGCGGATCTTCGGCACCACAGCGATGACGTTCGAGCAGTGGTGCACGTGCATCGGCCTGGCGGCCTCGCTCGTGGTGGTGGAGGAGATCGTGAAGCTCGTGCTCCGCAGCCGTCGCACCACGACAGCCTGA
- a CDS encoding AI-2E family transporter, with translation MSIESDAGSGVSGRTVSGVLTFVVGAAALTIVLGGVHAVSGIIGPVFLGLVLTVTVHPIRRRLEQTRLPEWAVSCLMLLAAYLLIVLMTLALIVSVAQLASLLPQYTADITTTIEEAVSGLERLGVDQDQIDKVVQAMDPSQLVGLVGSLLSGTLGALTDVFFLFTVLLFMAFDTNGARNNLKVLGSRFDALVTALGHFAIGTRTYMAVAAVFGLIVAVIDGAALYAIGVPGAFVWAVLAFVTNFIPNIGFVIGLVPPAVIALLEDGPRLMLAVIAIYCVVNFVIQSIIQPRIVGESVGLSPTLTFLSLVFWAWLLGPVGALLAVPLSLLMKSLLIEADPRLSWALPLISGRPESSG, from the coding sequence ATGAGCATCGAGAGTGACGCCGGCTCCGGCGTGTCCGGCCGTACCGTCTCCGGCGTCCTGACCTTCGTCGTCGGGGCGGCGGCGCTCACGATCGTGCTCGGCGGGGTCCATGCCGTCTCCGGGATCATCGGGCCCGTGTTCCTCGGACTCGTGCTCACGGTGACGGTGCACCCGATCCGCCGCCGACTGGAGCAGACCCGGCTGCCCGAGTGGGCGGTCTCGTGCCTCATGCTCCTCGCCGCCTACCTGCTCATCGTGCTGATGACGCTCGCCCTGATCGTCTCGGTCGCGCAGCTGGCCTCGCTGCTCCCGCAGTACACGGCCGACATCACCACCACGATCGAGGAGGCCGTCTCGGGACTCGAGCGCCTCGGCGTCGACCAGGACCAGATCGACAAGGTCGTGCAGGCGATGGACCCGTCGCAGCTGGTCGGCCTCGTCGGCTCACTGCTCTCGGGCACGCTCGGTGCCCTGACCGACGTCTTCTTCCTCTTCACGGTCCTGCTCTTCATGGCGTTCGACACCAACGGAGCCCGGAACAACCTCAAGGTGCTCGGATCGCGCTTCGACGCTCTCGTCACGGCTCTCGGGCACTTCGCGATCGGCACCCGCACCTACATGGCCGTGGCAGCGGTCTTCGGGCTGATCGTGGCGGTCATCGACGGCGCCGCGCTGTACGCCATCGGGGTGCCCGGTGCGTTCGTGTGGGCCGTGCTGGCCTTCGTCACGAACTTCATCCCGAACATCGGCTTCGTCATCGGCCTGGTCCCGCCTGCGGTCATCGCGCTGCTGGAGGACGGGCCTCGGCTGATGCTCGCGGTCATCGCCATCTACTGCGTCGTCAACTTCGTGATCCAGTCGATCATCCAACCGCGGATCGTGGGGGAGAGCGTCGGCCTGTCCCCGACACTCACGTTCCTCTCGCTCGTCTTCTGGGCGTGGCTGCTCGGTCCGGTCGGCGCGCTGCTGGCCGTCCCGCTCAGCCTGCTCATGAAGTCCCTGCTGATCGAGGCCGATCCGCGGCTCTCGTGGGCGCTGCCACTGATCTCCGGCCGGCCCGAGTCCTCGGGCTGA
- a CDS encoding DUF7144 family membrane protein: MSRTAEPAGPTTPSSDYQTVQPSSVSGWAGWVYFAAFMLLLLGVLHAITGLVALFKDEYFVVASSGLVVSADYTAWGWAHLIGGIIVALAGLSLMSGATWARIVAVLVAMLSIIVNFAFMAAYPFWSVLMITISFLVIWAVIVHGDELRNA, encoded by the coding sequence ATGTCCCGTACTGCCGAGCCCGCCGGGCCCACGACTCCGTCATCCGACTACCAGACCGTCCAGCCGTCCTCCGTCTCCGGATGGGCCGGCTGGGTCTACTTCGCCGCCTTCATGCTGCTGCTGCTCGGCGTCCTGCACGCCATCACCGGCCTCGTCGCGCTGTTCAAGGACGAGTACTTCGTCGTGGCCAGCAGCGGCCTGGTCGTCAGCGCCGACTACACCGCATGGGGCTGGGCGCACCTGATCGGGGGCATCATCGTCGCGCTCGCAGGCCTCTCGCTGATGTCCGGCGCCACCTGGGCCCGCATCGTGGCGGTCCTGGTGGCCATGCTGAGCATCATCGTGAACTTCGCGTTCATGGCCGCGTACCCGTTCTGGTCCGTCCTGATGATCACGATCAGCTTCCTCGTGATCTGGGCCGTGATCGTGCACGGTGACGAGCTGCGCAACGCGTAG
- a CDS encoding class II glutamine amidotransferase, with protein sequence MRRRDVCVGHAAEETEAFPKEAAMCRWLAYSGSPILLEELLYKPVHSLIDQSQHSRMGVETTNGDGFGIGWYGIDDSSSLPGARRNDVPVLFRGIGPAWGDQNLRELARSTSSGLFLAHIRASTGTPVQQSNCHPFRYERWLWVHNGAIHDFGTLKRDLVLAVDPQLYPAMAGSTDSEVMFFLALTFGLRDDPVAAVERMVGFVEAVARRHGVPDAMQMTVATTDGERLWGFRYSTAGQSRTLYVSSALSALRELYPENPVFAGLDDETRVVVSEPLGDLVGAWNPIPESSYGVVEAGDDTLGHFEPREP encoded by the coding sequence ATGAGGCGGCGCGACGTGTGCGTGGGACACGCTGCCGAGGAGACCGAGGCGTTCCCCAAGGAGGCTGCCATGTGTCGCTGGCTGGCGTACTCGGGCAGTCCCATCCTGTTGGAGGAGCTGCTCTACAAGCCCGTACATTCGTTGATCGACCAGAGCCAGCACTCGCGGATGGGCGTGGAGACCACGAACGGCGACGGCTTCGGCATCGGCTGGTACGGCATCGACGACTCCTCGTCGCTGCCGGGTGCCCGCCGCAACGACGTGCCCGTCCTGTTCCGAGGCATCGGCCCGGCCTGGGGTGACCAGAACCTGCGCGAGCTCGCGCGCTCGACCTCCTCGGGGCTCTTCCTGGCCCACATCCGGGCCAGCACCGGCACCCCCGTCCAGCAGTCCAACTGCCATCCGTTCCGGTACGAGCGATGGCTGTGGGTGCACAACGGGGCCATCCACGACTTCGGCACCCTGAAGCGCGACCTCGTGCTGGCCGTCGACCCGCAGCTGTACCCGGCGATGGCCGGCTCGACCGACTCCGAGGTCATGTTCTTCCTCGCCCTCACCTTCGGGCTGCGTGACGATCCCGTCGCGGCCGTGGAGCGCATGGTCGGGTTCGTCGAGGCCGTCGCGCGCCGGCACGGGGTGCCCGACGCGATGCAGATGACCGTCGCGACCACCGACGGCGAACGGCTCTGGGGCTTCCGCTACTCGACGGCGGGCCAGAGCCGCACGCTCTACGTGAGCTCGGCACTCTCGGCCCTGCGTGAGCTGTATCCCGAGAATCCCGTCTTCGCCGGCCTCGACGACGAGACCCGCGTGGTCGTGTCGGAGCCGCTCGGCGACCTCGTCGGGGCGTGGAACCCGATACCCGAGTCGAGCTACGGCGTGGTCGAGGCCGGCGATGACACCCTGGGGCACTTCGAGCCCCGCGAACCCTGA
- a CDS encoding aminopeptidase P family protein translates to MTAPAAPEPFTADVYAARMRHAIDEADRAGLDGILVTPGPELVWLTGYRPTAITERLTVLVLTADREPTLMVPMLERPDAEGADAAAALHFVDWADGDDPFAQARALIGGSSALGISDSAWALHLLGLQDAVPRVAFKSLTQALPMLRAVKDEAELARLDAAGAAADATYGEILGVRFAGRKETEVAADLARLLREFGHEQVDFTVVGSGPNGANPHHEAGDRTIEEGDAVVLDFGGLMHGYGSDTSRTVSVGEPSELVREVHEVVRLAQQAGVEAVAPGVACQDVDRAARRVITDAGYGEQFIHRTGHGIGTTTHEPPYMIEGETQPLVEGMCFSVEPGVYLAGRFGVRIEDIVTVTASGGRRLNTTDRSLAVVE, encoded by the coding sequence ATGACGGCCCCGGCCGCCCCGGAGCCCTTCACCGCGGACGTCTACGCCGCCCGCATGCGCCACGCAATCGACGAGGCCGACCGGGCTGGACTCGACGGAATCCTGGTGACGCCGGGTCCCGAGCTGGTGTGGCTCACCGGGTACCGGCCCACGGCGATCACCGAGCGGCTGACCGTGCTCGTCCTCACCGCCGATCGCGAGCCGACCCTGATGGTCCCGATGCTCGAGCGACCCGACGCCGAGGGCGCCGACGCGGCGGCGGCGCTGCACTTCGTCGACTGGGCCGACGGGGACGATCCCTTCGCCCAGGCCCGCGCGCTGATCGGCGGGTCCAGCGCCCTGGGGATCTCCGACTCGGCCTGGGCGCTGCACCTCCTGGGCCTGCAGGACGCGGTCCCCCGCGTCGCCTTCAAGTCGCTGACGCAGGCGCTGCCGATGCTGCGGGCGGTCAAGGACGAGGCCGAGCTCGCCCGGCTGGACGCCGCCGGCGCCGCCGCCGACGCGACGTACGGCGAGATCCTGGGCGTGCGGTTCGCCGGACGCAAGGAGACCGAGGTGGCCGCCGACCTGGCGCGCCTGCTCCGCGAGTTCGGCCACGAGCAGGTCGACTTCACCGTGGTCGGCTCGGGACCCAACGGCGCCAACCCGCACCACGAGGCCGGCGACCGGACGATCGAGGAGGGCGACGCCGTCGTCCTGGACTTCGGCGGCCTGATGCACGGCTACGGCTCGGACACGAGCCGCACCGTCTCCGTTGGGGAGCCCTCGGAGCTGGTGCGTGAGGTCCACGAGGTCGTCCGGCTGGCGCAGCAGGCGGGCGTCGAGGCGGTGGCTCCCGGTGTCGCGTGCCAGGACGTCGACCGCGCCGCGCGCCGGGTGATCACGGACGCCGGGTACGGCGAGCAGTTCATCCACCGCACGGGCCACGGCATCGGCACCACGACCCACGAGCCGCCGTACATGATCGAGGGCGAGACCCAGCCGCTCGTCGAGGGCATGTGCTTCTCGGTGGAGCCGGGCGTCTACTTGGCCGGCCGGTTCGGCGTGCGGATCGAGGACATCGTCACGGTCACCGCCTCCGGGGGCCGCCGGCTCAACACCACGGACCGGTCCCTGGCCGTCGTCGAGTGA
- a CDS encoding DUF1269 domain-containing protein: MAQATLTVWKFATPEGAERASETLQRLSRENVITLHDAATVSWPEGAKRPKTHQLHSTTGSGALGGSFWGMLFGLIFFVPLLGAAIGAATGALAGSLTDVGIDDGFINRIRDEVTPGTSALFVLTSDTVLDKVKQAFTDLGPSELVFTNLSSEQERALREVFGAE, translated from the coding sequence ATGGCCCAGGCGACACTCACCGTCTGGAAGTTCGCGACGCCCGAAGGCGCCGAACGAGCTTCCGAGACGCTCCAGCGGCTCAGCCGGGAGAACGTCATCACGCTGCACGACGCCGCCACCGTCTCGTGGCCGGAGGGCGCAAAGCGGCCGAAGACCCACCAGCTCCACTCGACCACCGGATCAGGGGCGCTGGGCGGGAGCTTCTGGGGCATGCTGTTCGGGCTGATCTTCTTCGTGCCGCTGCTCGGCGCCGCGATCGGCGCGGCGACCGGGGCCCTCGCGGGATCCCTGACCGACGTCGGCATCGACGACGGGTTCATCAACAGGATCCGCGACGAGGTCACCCCCGGGACGTCCGCCTTGTTCGTCCTGACCTCGGACACCGTGCTGGACAAGGTCAAGCAGGCATTCACCGACCTCGGCCCCTCCGAGCTGGTGTTCACGAACCTCAGCTCGGAGCAGGAGAGGGCGCTGCGCGAGGTCTTCGGCGCCGAATGA
- a CDS encoding MFS transporter — MDNQAAVSTRAGGVLAATCISTLVVNANTSAVSILLPAISEDTGTSVTTLQWAVTGYSLVGAAVIVTSGSLGDVFGRKRVFQLGLLLFVISCVLIALAQTGGMVIAGRVIQGAAGATILACGLSLLSVANDGEEQLRAVSLWGAAAAVGAAAGPLLGGLLVDFTGWQGLFWIDAIVAVLCMVLTFMTVSESRDPNRPRSIDYAGTVLIAATLTPLIFAFTKSGDWGWLSAATLGCFAVSIAAGYAFIVVEGRVAVPLLDLALLRNRVLVGSTIAILIGAGTINGLMYLLSLYFQDPATLNFSPLEAGLATLPATIGLVVVAPLVPKLAAKFGGRQTIGVGFLLTTIGFVIVGFTEASWEYAAFLLPLVLIAVGMGLSNGPASSAATAAVPQSQVGGASGVSNMARYVGAAVATALAATIYGTVIANQTADGAAQADALASGLAGAAWLMAIFSFLGVLMALVMKRHRPPAGTLDDAAASAAAALHTLPTSATAGVGTGR; from the coding sequence ATGGACAACCAGGCAGCCGTGAGCACCCGCGCGGGCGGTGTGCTCGCCGCCACCTGCATCTCCACGCTGGTGGTGAATGCGAACACGTCAGCGGTCAGCATCCTGCTGCCGGCCATCTCCGAGGACACCGGCACGTCGGTCACGACGCTGCAGTGGGCCGTCACCGGCTACTCGCTGGTCGGGGCCGCCGTGATCGTCACCTCCGGCTCGCTGGGCGACGTGTTCGGTCGCAAGCGGGTGTTCCAGCTGGGGCTGCTGCTGTTCGTCATCTCCTGCGTCCTGATCGCGCTCGCCCAGACCGGCGGGATGGTCATCGCGGGCCGCGTCATCCAGGGCGCGGCGGGCGCGACGATCCTCGCGTGTGGCCTGAGCCTGCTGTCGGTCGCCAACGACGGCGAGGAACAGCTGAGAGCCGTCTCCCTGTGGGGAGCGGCCGCCGCCGTGGGCGCAGCCGCCGGTCCGCTCCTGGGCGGCCTCCTCGTCGACTTCACCGGGTGGCAGGGCCTGTTCTGGATCGACGCCATCGTCGCCGTCCTGTGCATGGTGCTGACCTTCATGACGGTGAGCGAGTCGCGGGACCCGAACCGGCCGCGGTCGATCGACTACGCCGGCACGGTGCTGATCGCCGCCACGCTGACGCCGCTCATCTTCGCGTTCACCAAGAGCGGCGACTGGGGCTGGCTGTCCGCAGCCACCCTGGGCTGCTTCGCCGTCTCGATCGCCGCGGGCTATGCGTTCATCGTCGTCGAGGGCCGCGTCGCGGTTCCGCTGCTGGACCTCGCCCTGCTGCGCAACCGCGTCCTGGTGGGCTCGACCATCGCGATCCTCATCGGTGCCGGCACCATCAACGGCCTGATGTACCTGTTGAGCCTGTACTTCCAGGACCCCGCCACGTTGAACTTCAGTCCGCTCGAGGCAGGCCTGGCCACGCTGCCCGCCACGATCGGCCTCGTGGTCGTCGCACCGCTCGTGCCGAAGCTGGCGGCGAAGTTCGGGGGCCGGCAGACGATCGGCGTCGGGTTCCTCCTCACCACGATCGGCTTCGTCATCGTCGGGTTCACGGAGGCCTCCTGGGAGTACGCCGCGTTCCTGCTGCCGCTGGTGCTGATCGCAGTCGGCATGGGCCTGTCGAACGGGCCGGCCTCGTCGGCAGCGACGGCCGCGGTGCCCCAGAGCCAGGTGGGCGGCGCGTCCGGCGTCTCCAACATGGCCCGCTACGTCGGCGCTGCGGTGGCCACCGCCCTCGCGGCCACGATCTACGGCACGGTGATTGCGAACCAGACGGCCGACGGCGCCGCCCAAGCCGACGCGCTGGCGTCCGGCCTGGCGGGGGCGGCGTGGCTGATGGCGATCTTCAGCTTCCTCGGCGTCCTCATGGCCCTCGTGATGAAGCGGCACCGTCCCCCGGCGGGCACGCTGGACGACGCCGCGGCCTCGGCCGCCGCCGCGCTCCACACCCTGCCGACGTCCGCGACGGCCGGCGTGGGGACCGGACGATGA